The Streptomyces sp. NBC_01298 genome contains the following window.
CCCCCTCGGGCTCCACGCGCAGCAAGATCGAGATCGCGGCTTCCGGCGTCGTCGAGGCCTGATCTCCACCCCGCCCGCAACGGCTGGCCGGCCCCGCCCCCTCAGGGGGACGGGGCCGCCGTCATGTCAGGAGGCCCGGGCCGCCGGGTGGACGGCCGACGGTTTACGAGTGGTCCTTCGGCGGAGGCGGCCAGGCCGACGGGGCCGGGGGATGGGCGGGGTCCTCGACCGGCGTCGGGTCGGGCTCCGCGTACGGCTCCGCGTACGGCTCCGCGTACGGCTCCGGGGCCGTCTCCCGGGCGACCCGGTCGCGGCGGCGGGGCCGGCCGCTCATCACGGCCGCCGCGAGGATGAGCAGGGCGCCCGCGCCGAAGGCGTTGGCGAGGCCGTCGCCGAGTCCCTCGCCGTCGCCGCCGCCGACCGAGAGGCTCCCCGCGGCCTGCCCCTGGCGGACCATCCACAGCACGGCGAAGCCGAGGACGACGACCCCGGAGAAGGCCATGAGCAGCCGGGAGCGCAGCACGATGGCGACCAGCGCGAGTACGGCGGCGAAGAGGAACGGCAGCAGCAGCGAGCCCAGCAGGGCGGCCTTGTCGTCGGTGATCCCGGCGGAGTCGAAGAGTTCCTCGATGCGGTAATCGCGTCCGTGACGGCCGTCGTACCAGGCGCGGAAGGGGCTCCAGACGGCGGCCGTCGCTCCGATCAGACCCATGAGCGAGCCGAGTACGTTGCGGATCATGCCCGGCCCTCCGGGGGGAGTGGGTCTGGATCTCGATCCCGACGCTACGCCCGCCCCCGGAGTCCCGCACGCGGAGTCCCGCCCCGCCGCTACGAGGGCAGCGCCGGCGGGAAGACCCGTAGGACCGGCGCCCCGGCCAGCAGGGACGCCGTACGGGACAGGGCCTCCGTCAGGTGCGGGGAGGCCAGGTGGGCCTCCCAGGAGGCGGCGTCCGCCCACTCCTCCAGGATGACCCAGGTGCCCGGGGCGGTCGGGTCCTCGTACGCGCGGTAGGAGACGTTGCCGGCTTCCGCCCGGGTCGGCGCGACCAGGGACAGGGCCTGGGAGCGGACCTCCGCCTCCAGACCGGGCCGGGCCTGGAGGCGGGCGATCGCGGTGATGACGCCGGCGTCGTCGGCGGTGGTGTTGGCGGTGGTGTCGGCGGTGGTGTTGGTCCCGTCGGTCATGCTGTGTCCCCCCGGAGAGCGGCCGAGCGCGTTCGCGGCTCGTGGCGGCCACCGTACCGGTGCGCTTTCCGCCGCCTGATAGCGTGCCGCCGGTTGTCCAACGGGGAGGGGTTCAGGCCATGGTGGTCACGGGGCGGCGGGTCAGGCTCACGGCGGTACTGGTGGGCGTGGTGCTCGCGTTGACGGGGTTCTCGTCGACGGGCGGCAGCGGCGGCAAGGGTAAGAGCAAGAGCAGCGGGGGCGGCTGCTCCAGTTCCAAGAGCAAGTCGAAGAAGAAGAGCTACAGCGGCACGGGCGGCGGCGGGAGCGGCAGCGGCTCCACGGCGACGCCCACGGCCACGGCGACCGAGACCCGGCCGCTCGCGCACGCCGAGGTCGTCACCTGCGCCGGGCCGTCCGTCGCGAAGGCCACCGTCAAGGTCACCTCCGACGCGACGTCCGGGCACACCTTCCGCGTCCCGCTGGTCTTCGAAGGGGCCTCCGGTCGGGTCGACTCCGGCTCCGTGGACCTCACGCTCAAGGCGGGCGAGAGCCGGACGGTCGACCTGCCGATGACGAGCGCGGCCAAGGCGGGCGAGGTCCGGCGCTGCACCGTGGGCCCGGTCCAGACCCTCTCGACCGCGTCGCCGACCCCGACCTCTACGTCCGGCTCGGGGACCTCGGGGTCCACGACGGGCGGCAGCACCGGCGGCAAGACGCCGAGCAAGCCGAAGCCCAGGTCGACGAGGAAGACCCGCTAGCGGCGCCGGGCCCGCCCCGCACGACGGGTCCGGGCCCGGCACCTCAGCGGATCGGGCACCTCAGCGGATCCGGGGCTCCGGTCCCGCCCCGCTGCGTCGCCCGGCGAACAGCTCCGCCTGCCGTTCGGGCGGCAGGTTCCCCAGGGCCACCAGCCCCGGAGCCTGCGCCAGCGCCTGCTGGAGGGTGGCCTGCTTCGCCGCCCACAGGGACCGTACGGTGCCCTGCACGGCCTCCGTCGGGAAGCCGGCCAGCGTCTGCGCCGCCCGCAGGGCCGCCGGGAGCAGCGCCTCGGGCTCCGCCAGCTCCGAGACCAGGCCGATCTCGTACGCCCGCCGCGCGGAGAGCCGTTCCGCCGTGCCCATCAGGGACATGCGGGCGGCCTCGCCGAAGGGCATGCGCTGCGCCATGTAGATCGCCTCGTACGCGCTGACCATGCCGTAGCTGGTGTGCGGGTCGAAGTAGGTCGCGGAGGCGGAGGAGATGATGAACTCCGATTCGCCCAGCAGGTAGAACGCCCCGCCGCA
Protein-coding sequences here:
- a CDS encoding putative quinol monooxygenase, whose amino-acid sequence is MTDGTNTTADTTANTTADDAGVITAIARLQARPGLEAEVRSQALSLVAPTRAEAGNVSYRAYEDPTAPGTWVILEEWADAASWEAHLASPHLTEALSRTASLLAGAPVLRVFPPALPS
- a CDS encoding enoyl-CoA hydratase/isomerase family protein; this encodes MTAADRAPGLRVERDKATGVAVVTLDRERKHNAIDLATAAELAAVWRELRYEDDVRAIVLTGAGRAAFCTGIDRGVEVPQPSSPYSVDDPLVAIGPKANDLWKPVVAAVNGMACGGAFYLLGESEFIISSASATYFDPHTSYGMVSAYEAIYMAQRMPFGEAARMSLMGTAERLSARRAYEIGLVSELAEPEALLPAALRAAQTLAGFPTEAVQGTVRSLWAAKQATLQQALAQAPGLVALGNLPPERQAELFAGRRSGAGPEPRIR